Proteins encoded by one window of Anaerolineales bacterium:
- a CDS encoding WXG100 family type VII secretion target, with product MSVFTFVANEIVEQINTYKGQGEQCDRVVSQIKTGVQPIQGGAWKGQGARAYIGVIIGQVIPHIIELIAAITGFGGNLGKALNIMNQADKMVSGIVGQVSDMFDQVF from the coding sequence ATGTCGGTATTTACCTTCGTTGCAAACGAAATCGTTGAACAAATCAACACCTATAAGGGTCAGGGCGAGCAATGTGATCGCGTGGTTTCCCAGATCAAGACCGGCGTTCAACCCATTCAGGGTGGCGCGTGGAAGGGTCAGGGCGCCCGTGCCTACATCGGCGTGATCATCGGGCAGGTCATCCCCCACATCATCGAATTGATCGCCGCCATCACCGGCTTCGGGGGCAACCTCGGCAAGGCGCTCAATATCATGAACCAGGCGGATAAGATGGTCAGCGGCATTGTTGGGCAAGTCAGCGACATGTTCGATCAGGTGTTCTAG
- a CDS encoding WXG100 family type VII secretion target encodes MSVDVQIDYEMADEAVKLFANGQQQLNETLQAMEQLANTMEQGALLGDGGDMFAQALRSRLGPRLRKLAAKLGEISKDIKAASADIRAADTKGKQGFKS; translated from the coding sequence ATGTCTGTTGATGTGCAAATCGACTATGAGATGGCAGATGAGGCAGTGAAGTTGTTTGCCAATGGGCAGCAGCAGCTTAACGAAACGCTTCAGGCAATGGAGCAGTTGGCGAACACGATGGAGCAGGGTGCGCTCCTCGGTGATGGTGGCGATATGTTCGCCCAAGCCCTGCGCAGCCGTCTTGGGCCCCGTCTGCGTAAATTGGCAGCGAAACTGGGCGAGATTTCAAAGGATATTAAGGCAGCCAGCGCCGACATCCGTGCCGCAGACACGAAGGGCAAGCAAGGCTTCAAGAGCTAA
- a CDS encoding WXG100 family type VII secretion target — MAGKIQCDYDQMGKVADTFSKESGQTQQLFQQLSKIAGDLAGGGWVGEGNDKFQTEFNDIVKKAMDKLVRVLEDAASASKRISDALKQAEDESGGLFA; from the coding sequence ATTACGACCAGATGGGCAAGGTGGCGGATACCTTTAGCAAAGAATCTGGTCAGACGCAGCAGCTTTTCCAGCAATTGTCCAAGATCGCGGGCGATCTCGCTGGTGGTGGCTGGGTCGGTGAAGGAAACGATAAGTTTCAGACAGAATTCAACGATATTGTGAAGAAGGCGATGGACAAACTTGTCCGCGTCCTCGAAGATGCGGCAAGCGCCAGCAAGCGTATTTCCGACGCCCTCAAGCAGGCGGAAGACGAATCGGGCGGGTTGTTCGCCTAA